The Chryseobacterium aureum genome contains a region encoding:
- a CDS encoding choice-of-anchor L domain-containing protein, with translation MRRYLPLCLFFLVISTCLFSQDLPPRKPVKETPTAASRRAGVFIDVNAPSYPESSYTIEKMVKDVLISSGTNTCLTPNVTNVKITPNHAASNADRAWGYFHKATTNFPFKDGLILSTGFARRAGNTFEGALNDVNGGGSDADLAQVIGVVESRLNDAVLLEFDFVPTTSQIKFNYLIASEEYTGSFPCTFADAFAILLRPTSGGPYVNMAVLPGGAGPVSITNIHPAIPGSCGAVNEQYFAGYNTGNVETNFNGRTIPLTATATVVAGQQYHFKMVIADYSDHSYDSAVFLEGGSFNIGVDLLDPSGTKLPSDINVCDNVPQVITASVNDPNLTYQWYFNGTPVPNATTNTITAVQPGTYTIEVSVPGNPCPGKATIQIHGGTTPQAQDATLLLCTTPDITTFDLSTITSTISPTPGAIFKFYENQADAVAQNGNYIQTPLNYNGNDGQILYVLVSNGAFCSKIVQLKLLKEVTPTATVKSSRIKICPGESVTLTADGGATYQWSNFMGTGNTQTVTLYQTTTFTVYAIGTKGCKSLNPATIRIEVTPEITSPLKDVEMCIGDKVTLDAGAGQGYKYLWSTGATTQKIDVDQWGIYSVEIDNGICKKVFEAKVLGAATPFVTAISYESIKKTVTITAENPPMNNTPSTLEYSIDNEITWQASNVFTNLLDNTNYTVLVRRVGTHCIGSLEFFTLQINNIITPNEDGINDVLDLKALGDFKNFTGSVYDRYGVEMFRFSKENPVWDGTVGGKRLPTATYWYKFNFEYPKSKAQVNWSGWIMLKNRN, from the coding sequence ATGAGAAGATATCTACCGCTTTGTTTATTTTTTTTAGTCATCTCGACTTGCCTATTTTCACAAGACCTGCCACCGAGGAAACCCGTAAAGGAGACTCCTACAGCAGCTTCCAGAAGAGCAGGGGTTTTTATTGATGTAAACGCTCCGTCATACCCTGAGTCCAGTTATACGATAGAGAAAATGGTAAAAGATGTGTTGATCTCATCCGGAACCAATACCTGCCTTACTCCGAATGTGACCAATGTGAAGATTACTCCTAATCATGCTGCAAGTAATGCAGACAGAGCCTGGGGATATTTTCATAAAGCAACCACCAATTTCCCGTTTAAAGACGGGCTTATCCTTTCTACAGGGTTTGCAAGAAGAGCAGGTAACACTTTTGAAGGTGCCCTTAATGATGTGAACGGTGGAGGATCAGATGCTGACCTTGCACAGGTAATCGGAGTAGTGGAAAGCAGACTGAATGATGCCGTTCTGCTGGAATTTGACTTCGTTCCTACAACCAGCCAAATTAAATTTAATTATCTGATTGCATCCGAGGAGTACACAGGATCTTTCCCATGTACCTTTGCAGATGCATTTGCGATCCTGCTTAGACCTACTTCGGGTGGACCTTATGTAAATATGGCTGTACTTCCGGGAGGGGCAGGACCGGTAAGTATTACCAATATTCACCCAGCAATACCTGGGAGTTGCGGTGCTGTAAACGAACAATATTTTGCAGGGTACAACACAGGTAACGTTGAAACCAACTTTAACGGAAGAACAATTCCACTGACTGCTACAGCAACCGTCGTGGCAGGACAGCAATACCACTTTAAAATGGTAATTGCCGATTATAGTGACCACAGTTATGACTCTGCAGTATTTTTGGAAGGTGGATCTTTCAATATTGGTGTAGACCTTTTAGACCCTTCTGGTACCAAGCTGCCTTCAGATATCAATGTATGTGATAATGTACCTCAGGTAATCACTGCTTCTGTAAACGATCCTAACCTTACCTACCAATGGTATTTTAATGGAACACCTGTACCTAACGCTACCACCAATACAATTACAGCTGTACAGCCTGGTACCTATACCATCGAAGTAAGTGTTCCCGGTAATCCATGTCCTGGTAAAGCTACTATCCAGATTCACGGAGGAACAACCCCTCAGGCTCAGGATGCAACTTTACTGCTTTGTACCACACCAGATATTACTACTTTTGATTTAAGTACCATTACATCTACCATCAGCCCGACACCGGGAGCGATTTTTAAGTTCTACGAAAATCAGGCAGATGCAGTTGCACAGAATGGCAATTATATTCAAACTCCGTTAAATTATAACGGTAATGATGGCCAGATCCTGTATGTTCTTGTTTCTAATGGAGCATTCTGTAGTAAGATCGTACAACTGAAATTACTGAAAGAGGTAACCCCAACGGCAACAGTAAAATCTTCCAGAATAAAAATATGTCCGGGAGAATCTGTAACCCTTACCGCTGACGGAGGAGCTACTTACCAGTGGAGCAACTTTATGGGAACAGGTAATACACAGACCGTTACTTTATACCAGACTACAACATTTACCGTATATGCAATTGGAACCAAAGGATGTAAATCTCTTAACCCGGCAACCATAAGAATTGAGGTTACCCCGGAAATCACTTCACCGTTAAAAGATGTTGAAATGTGTATTGGAGATAAAGTAACTCTTGATGCAGGTGCGGGACAAGGCTATAAATATCTTTGGAGTACAGGGGCTACAACACAGAAAATTGATGTTGATCAATGGGGAATCTACTCCGTGGAAATCGATAATGGTATCTGTAAGAAAGTTTTCGAAGCAAAAGTATTGGGAGCAGCTACTCCATTTGTTACAGCGATAAGCTATGAAAGTATCAAGAAAACAGTAACAATTACTGCTGAGAACCCACCCATGAACAATACGCCAAGTACCCTGGAGTATTCTATTGATAACGAAATCACATGGCAGGCTTCAAATGTATTTACCAATCTTTTGGATAATACGAACTACACTGTTTTAGTAAGAAGAGTAGGTACACATTGTATTGGCTCTCTTGAGTTCTTCACACTGCAGATCAATAATATTATTACTCCGAACGAAGACGGAATCAATGATGTGCTGGATCTTAAAGCGCTTGGAGACTTTAAAAACTTTACGGGTTCTGTATATGACAGATATGGAGTAGAGATGTTCAGATTCTCAAAAGAAAACCCTGTCTGGGACGGAACAGTAGGAGGGAAGAGACTTCCTACAGCAACATACTGGTATAAGTTCAATTTTGAGTATCCAAAATCAAAAGCTCAGGTGAACTGGTCAGGATGGATCATGCTGAAAAACAGAAACTAG